Proteins from a genomic interval of Papaver somniferum cultivar HN1 chromosome 4, ASM357369v1, whole genome shotgun sequence:
- the LOC113276019 gene encoding mitochondrial outer membrane protein porin of 36 kDa-like — MVKGPGLYTNLGKTARDLLYKDYQSDQKFSVTTYSENGVAICSSGTKKGEVFLADVNTQLKQKNITADIKVDTNSRLSTIVTIDEPAPGVKAIISFIAPDQSSGKLELQYQHEYAGIAASIGLTANPVVNFSGLFGNSQIAAGTDVSFDTTSGNFVKYNAGLSLARPDLVASLTLNDKGDSLNASYYQTLTDLSIASAGAELSYSFSRAQSTLTIGAQHALDQQTAVKAKLNNLGIINALIQHEIYPKSYFTISGEVDTKAIEKSAKFGLALALKP, encoded by the exons ATGGTGAAAGGTCCAGGACTTTACACTAATCTCGGAAAGACAGCTAGAG atCTTCTATACAAGGATTATCAAAGTGACCAGAAGTTTAGTGTTACTACATACTCTGAAAACGGAGTG GCGATTTGTTCATCTGGAACAAAAAAAGGTGAGGTATTCTTAGCAGACGTCAACACCCAGCTGAAACAGAAGAACATCACAGCTGATATCAAAGTGGACACAAATTCTAGG CTCTCTACGATTGTTACTATTGATGAACCTGCACCTGGTGTCAAGGCTATAATTAGCTTCATTGCTCCCGATCAAAGCTCTGGCAAG CTAGAGCTCCAGTATCAGCATGAATATGCAGGGATTGCAGCTAGCATCGGGTTGACTGCCAACCCTGTTGTGAACTTCTCTGGTCTATTTGGAAACAGCCAAATTGCTGCTGGGACTGATGTCTCCTTTGACACAACATCAGGGAATTTTGTGAAGTACAATGCTGGGTTGAGCTTGGCTCGCCCTGACCTGGTTGCTTCGTTGACTTT GAATGACAAAGGTGACAGCTTGAATGCCTCTTACTATCAGACATTGACTGACCTGAGCATCGCATCTGCTGGTGCTGAACTGAGCTATAGCTTTTCCCGTGCCCAGAGCACACTTACTATTGGTGCTCAACATGCATTGGATCAGCAAACTGCAGTGAAGGCTAAGTTGAACAATTTAGGCATAATAAATGCCTTAATCCAGCATGAAATTTACCCCAAGTCATATTTCACCATCTCTGGAGAAGTTGACACCAAAGCCATCGAGAAGAGCGCAAAATTCGGTTTGGCTCTTGCTCTGAAGCCATag